The Oleispira antarctica RB-8 genome contains the following window.
GGATTCGTATTTTTCCTGATAAGCCGATTACCAGCAAGCCTCTTGAGGTTCGTCAGGGTAAAGGTAAGGGTAACGTAGAATACTGGGTATGCCAGATCCAACCAGGTCGTGTTTTATACGAAATGGAAGGTGTTAGTGAAGAATTAGCTCGTGAAGCGTTCGAACTTGCGGCGGCTAAGTTGCCTATTGCTACAACATTCGTTAAACGGACGGTGATGTGATGACGGCGATCGAACTAAAAGATAAGTCAGTAGCTGAGTTGCAAACTCAGTTAGAAGAGCTATTGAGCGATCAATTTAAGTTGCGCATGCAGAAGTCTACTGGTCAGTTGGGTCAATCCCATCTAATCAAGCAGACTCGTCGCAACATAGCTCGCGTAAAAACCGTGCTGGCTCAGAAGGCAGGTGAATAAAATGAGTGAACAAACTACTGCACGCACCCTTACTGGTAAGGTTGTAAGCGATAAGATGGATCAAACCATCACTGTTCTTGTGGAGCGACGTGTTCAGCACCCGATCTACAGGAAATTCGTGAAGCGTTCTACGAAAGTACACGCACACGACGCGAACAACGAATGCCAAATTGGTGACGTGGTTACTGTTAAGGAATCTCGTCCATTGTCGAAAACAAAGACATGGACGCTGGTTACCGTTGATGAGCGCGCCGTTAAGGTTTAGCGCAGTTACTAGGAGCAAATGGCATGATCCAAACACAATCAATGCTGGATGTTGCTGATAACAGCGGCGCCAAACGTGTAATGTGTATTAAGGTTTTAGGCGGTTCACACCGTCGCTATGCCCGTATCGGCGACCTTATTAAGGTATCCGTTAAGGAAGCAATTCCACGCGGTAAAGTTAAGAAGGGTCAAGTACTTACAGCGGTTGTTGTTCGTACACGTAAAGGTGTTCGTCGTCCGGATGGTTCTATCATCCGTTTCGATACGAATTCTGCAGTATTGTTAAATGCTTCAGAAGCACCTATCGGTACCCGTATTTTTGGGCCAGTGACTCGTGAGCTTCGTTCTGAGAAGTTTATGAAGATCATTTCCCTAGCACCAGAAGTGTTATAGGGGTAGAGATAGCATGTTAAAAATTCGTAGAGATGACGAAGTAATAGTTATTGCCGGCAAAGATAATGGTAAACGAGGCAAAGTAGTTAAAGTACTTGCCGACAATCGTGTTATCATTAGCGGCATTAACATGGTGAAAAAACACCAAAAGCCTAACCCGCAGCAGCAGCAGCCAGGCGGCATCGTTGAAAAAGAAGCTGGAATTCAAGTTTCTAACGTTGCAATCTGGAATCCTAAGACTGAAAAAGCCGACCGTGTTGGCTTTAAAGTTGAAGGCGAGCAGAAAGTGCGTGTTTTCAAATCAACCGGCGAAGTAATCGCTTAAAGCAACTAGGAGAAACAGATATGTCACGTTTGAAAGAACTGTACAAATCAGATGTTGTAGCCAAGTTGACTGAAGAGTTTGGTTACAAAAACGTTATGGAAGTGCCACGCGTTACTAAAATCACCCTGAATATGGGTGTTGGTGAAGCGTTAGGCGATAAGAAACTTCTTGATAATGCCGTTACTGATATGGAAGCAATGTCAGGACAAAAAGCAATTGTTACCGTGGCTCGTAAGTCCGTAGCAAGCTTTAAAGTACGTGACGGCTACCCGATTGGTTGTAAAGTAACTATGCGTGCAGATCGTATGTGGGAGTTTTTAGATCGTCTAATCGACATCTCTCTACCTCGCGTACGTGATTTCCGTGGCTTGAATGGTAAATCATTCGACGGTCGTGGTAACTACAGCATGGGTGTGAAAGAGCAGATTATCTTTCCAGAAATCGAATACGACAAAGTCGATAAGATTCGCGGTATGGATATCACTATCACTACTACAGCTAATACGAACGAAGAAGGTCATGCTTTATTGAAAGCATTGAACTTCCCGTTCCGTAACTAGGGGAAGTCTCATGGCTAAGATCAGTATGAAACAGCGTGAAGCTAAGCGTGAGCAACTTGTTGCTAAATACGCTGAAAAACGCGCTGCACTGAAGGCGATTATCTTAAATGTTAACTCTTCTGACGAAGATCGTTGGAGCGCGCAAATTCAATTGCAAAAGCTTCCTCGTGACTCTTCTAAGAGCCGTTTACGTAACCGCTGCCAAATCACAGGTCGTCCACATGGCGTCTACCGTAAATTCAAGCTTTCCCGTATTAAGTTACGTGAAGAAGGCATGAAAGGTAACGTTCCTGGCCTGAAAAAAGCTAGTTGGTAAGCAATTCCGGCTAGTGAGAAAAGAGTGCTGTAATGGCGCTCTTTCTTTCACTATCTAGGGCGCTGTACAACAGAGGAAAGACAAATGAGTATGCAAGATCCCTTAGCGGACATGCTTACTCGTATTCGTAACGGCCAATTGGCTGGTCATGCGAATGTGAGTATGCCGTCTTCTAAGTTAAAAGTGTCTGTAGCCCAGTTGCTACAAGACGAAGGTTATATCGCTGCGTTTGCAGTGGAAGGCGACGTTAAACCAAGCCTGAATATAGACCTTAAATACTACGAAGGTAAGCCAGTAATTGAGACGATCAAGCGCGTTAGTCGTCCTGGTTTACGTCAATACAAAGGCACAGTTAAGCTACCTAAGGTAGAATCTGGTCTTGGTGTTGCCATTGTATCCACTTCGAAAGGTGTAATGACTGATCGTGCGGCTCGTGCTCAAGGCATTGGCGGCGAAGTTATTGCTACCGTCTTCTAAGGAGATTTACAATGTCACGTATTGCAAAAGCTCCTGTAGCTATTCCAGCTGGTGTTGAAGTAACACTTGCTGAGTCCACTATCGCGATTAAAGGCGGTAAGGGCACTCTAGAGTTGAATATCCATTCATCTGTAGAAATTAAACAAGAAGAAAACAATATTGTTTTCGCTCCAAAGAACGGTGATAAAGCGGCCATGGCTATGGCTGGTACTTTCCGTTCTTTAGTGAACAATATGGTTGTTGGCGTAACTCAAGGCTACCAGAAGAAATTAATTCTTCAGGGCGTTGGTTATCGTGCCAAAACTTCTGGAAAAGTCGTCAACCTAAGTTTGGGTTTCTCACATCCAGTGGATTATGAGTTACCTGAAGGCGTTACAGCTGAAGTACCTTCTCAAACAGAGATCGTAATTTCAGGTGTTGATAAGCAACAGGTTGGTCAAGTAGCCGCAGAAATTCGTGGATACCGTCCACCAGAGCCTTATAAAGGTAAAGGTGTTCGTTATGCTGACGAAAATGTGCGTCGCAAAGAAGCTAAGAAGAAATAAGGTCTAGGCTCATGAATGAGAAGAAAACAGCTCGTTTACGCCGTGCCCGTAAAACTCGTATGCGTATTCGCGAGAAGGGTACAGTACGTCTGTGTGTAAATCGTACACCCAGACACATTTATGCTCAGATTCTTTCTTCCAGTGGTGCTGAAGTTTTAGCTACAGCCTCTACTGTTGAAGCGGATCTGCGTACAACTGCTACTGGTAACGTTGAAGCAGCAACTAAAGTCGGTCAGCTTATCGCTGAGCGCGCTAAAGCTGCTGGTGTCACTAAGGTTGCTTTTGACCGTTCTGGTTTCCAATACCATGGTCGCGTTAAGGCCCTGGCTGATGCAGCCCGTGAAGGCGGCTTGGAATTCTAAAGGGTAGAGACAATGGCGAATAATGAACGCGTAGAGCGTAACGAAAGCGATCTGCAGGAAAAACTGGTTCAAGTGAACCGAGTTGCAAAAGTAGTAAAAGGGGGTCGTATATTCGGCTTCACTGCTTTGACTGTAGTTGGCGACGGAAATGGTAAGGTTGGTTTTGGTCGTGGTAAAGCACGCGAAGTACCAACTGCTATCCAGAAAGCAATGGATTCAGCTAAGCGTAATATCATCCAGGTAGAATTGGACGGTACGACTTTGCAGTATCCTATAAAAGCACGCCACGGCGGTTCTAAGGTTTACATGCAACCAGCATCAGAAGGTACTGGTATTATTGCCGGTGGTGCAATGCGTGCAGTTTTAGAAATGTGTGGTGTTAAAAACGTATTGGCAAAATGTTACGGGTCTACAAACCCAGTTAACGTTGTTCGTGCAACTTTCAATGGCTTGAATCAAATGAAGTCACCTGAACAGATTGCAGCCAAGCGTGGTAAATCCGTAGAAGATATTCTGGGGTAAGGCATCATGGCTAAGAAAACCGTTAAGGTAACACAATTGCGTAGCTCAATCGGCAAATTGCCGAAGCATCGCGCGACCATTAAAGGTCTAGGCCTTCGTAAGATCGGTCACACTGTAGAGTTGGAAGATACTCCGTCAGTACGTGGCATGATCAACAAGGTTCAATACATGCTTAAGGTAGAGGGATAATAAGATGCGTCTTAATGAACTCAGCCCTGCTAAAGGTGCTAAAACTGCACGTAAGCGTGTAGGACGTGGCATTGGCTCAGGTATCGGTAAGACCTGTGGCCGTGGTCACAAAGGTCAAAAATCGCGTTCAGGTGGTAAAGTTGCCCCTGGTTTCGAAGGTGGTCAAATGCCTTTGCAACGTCGTCTACCAAAATTTGGTTTTACTTCACGTAAAGCTCAATATACTGCAGAGGTTCGCTTAAACGAACTTACTAAAGTAGATGGTGACATCGTAGATTTAGCAGCTCTTAAAGCTGCGGATATCATCGGTGATAAGATTAAGCGTGCTCGCGTAATCCTATCTGGTGAGATCAAACAAGCTGTTACTATCAAAGGTTTGAAAGTAACTAAAGGTGCTCAGGCTGCTATTGAAGCGGCCGGTGGGAAGATCGAGGACTAAATGGCTAAAGGCTCACTACCGCAAGGCATGCAAAGTGGATTAACCGAGCTCTGGACTCGGATCCGTTTTGTATTCTTAGCGATTATCGTATATCGGATTGGGGCACATATTCCTGTACCAGGAATTAACCCCGATCAATTAGCGCAGATGTTTGAACAGAATCAAGGCACGATCTTGAGTATGTTTAATATGTTTTCGGGTGGTGCATTAGAGCGCATGAGTATTCTTGCGCTTGGCATCATGCCTTACATTTCTGCTTCTATTATTATGCAATTGCTAACGGCAGTGAGCCCCCAGCTAGAACAGCTGAAGAAAGAAGGTGAAGCTGGTCGCCGTAAGATCACGCAATATACGCGCTACGGCACGGTATTGTTGGCTACTATCCAGGCAACTGGTGTGTCAGTCGGTCTTGCGGGTCAAGGTATTACCTTTAGCTCTGGCATGGACTTCTATCTGGGAGCTATTCCGTCTTTTGTATGTGGTGCAGTATTCTTAATGTGGCTAGGTGAACAAATCACTGAACGCGGCATTGGTAACGGCATCTCTATACTGATCTTCGCGGGTATCGTTGCAGGCTTGCCTGGTGCGATTGGTCAAAGTTTCGAATCAGCACGTCAAGGGGACTTAAATATCCTTGTGTTGTTAGGGGTTGCGATTGTAGCGATTATGGTTGTTGCGTTTGTTGTTTTCGTTGAACGAGGACAGCGCCGCATCACCATTAATTACGCTAAGCGCCAGCAAGGTCGCAAAGTGTTTGCAGCACAGACAAGTCATTTACCATTGAAATTGAATATGGCTGGTGTTATTCCTGCTATTTTCGCATCAAGTCTGTTATTATTCCCCGCTTCGATTGGCCAGTGGTTTGGACAAGGCGAAGGGATGGAGTGGTTGCAGAATGTATCTTTAGCGTTAGGACCTAGTCAACCGCTATATATCGTTCTGTTTGCAGCGGGTATAATCT
Protein-coding sequences here:
- the rplP gene encoding 50S ribosomal protein L16; this encodes MLMPKRTKFRKMMKGRNRGLARGSKVSFGEYGLKATGRGRITARQIEAARRTMTRKIKRGGKIWIRIFPDKPITSKPLEVRQGKGKGNVEYWVCQIQPGRVLYEMEGVSEELAREAFELAAAKLPIATTFVKRTVM
- the rpmC gene encoding 50S ribosomal protein L29, encoding MTAIELKDKSVAELQTQLEELLSDQFKLRMQKSTGQLGQSHLIKQTRRNIARVKTVLAQKAGE
- the rpsQ gene encoding 30S ribosomal protein S17 → MSEQTTARTLTGKVVSDKMDQTITVLVERRVQHPIYRKFVKRSTKVHAHDANNECQIGDVVTVKESRPLSKTKTWTLVTVDERAVKV
- the rplN gene encoding 50S ribosomal protein L14; amino-acid sequence: MIQTQSMLDVADNSGAKRVMCIKVLGGSHRRYARIGDLIKVSVKEAIPRGKVKKGQVLTAVVVRTRKGVRRPDGSIIRFDTNSAVLLNASEAPIGTRIFGPVTRELRSEKFMKIISLAPEVL
- the rplX gene encoding 50S ribosomal protein L24 produces the protein MLKIRRDDEVIVIAGKDNGKRGKVVKVLADNRVIISGINMVKKHQKPNPQQQQPGGIVEKEAGIQVSNVAIWNPKTEKADRVGFKVEGEQKVRVFKSTGEVIA
- the rplE gene encoding 50S ribosomal protein L5, with the protein product MSRLKELYKSDVVAKLTEEFGYKNVMEVPRVTKITLNMGVGEALGDKKLLDNAVTDMEAMSGQKAIVTVARKSVASFKVRDGYPIGCKVTMRADRMWEFLDRLIDISLPRVRDFRGLNGKSFDGRGNYSMGVKEQIIFPEIEYDKVDKIRGMDITITTTANTNEEGHALLKALNFPFRN
- the rpsN gene encoding 30S ribosomal protein S14 — translated: MAKISMKQREAKREQLVAKYAEKRAALKAIILNVNSSDEDRWSAQIQLQKLPRDSSKSRLRNRCQITGRPHGVYRKFKLSRIKLREEGMKGNVPGLKKASW
- the rpsH gene encoding 30S ribosomal protein S8, with the translated sequence MSMQDPLADMLTRIRNGQLAGHANVSMPSSKLKVSVAQLLQDEGYIAAFAVEGDVKPSLNIDLKYYEGKPVIETIKRVSRPGLRQYKGTVKLPKVESGLGVAIVSTSKGVMTDRAARAQGIGGEVIATVF
- the rplF gene encoding 50S ribosomal protein L6; translated protein: MSRIAKAPVAIPAGVEVTLAESTIAIKGGKGTLELNIHSSVEIKQEENNIVFAPKNGDKAAMAMAGTFRSLVNNMVVGVTQGYQKKLILQGVGYRAKTSGKVVNLSLGFSHPVDYELPEGVTAEVPSQTEIVISGVDKQQVGQVAAEIRGYRPPEPYKGKGVRYADENVRRKEAKKK
- the rplR gene encoding 50S ribosomal protein L18, whose product is MNEKKTARLRRARKTRMRIREKGTVRLCVNRTPRHIYAQILSSSGAEVLATASTVEADLRTTATGNVEAATKVGQLIAERAKAAGVTKVAFDRSGFQYHGRVKALADAAREGGLEF
- the rpsE gene encoding 30S ribosomal protein S5, whose product is MANNERVERNESDLQEKLVQVNRVAKVVKGGRIFGFTALTVVGDGNGKVGFGRGKAREVPTAIQKAMDSAKRNIIQVELDGTTLQYPIKARHGGSKVYMQPASEGTGIIAGGAMRAVLEMCGVKNVLAKCYGSTNPVNVVRATFNGLNQMKSPEQIAAKRGKSVEDILG
- the rpmD gene encoding 50S ribosomal protein L30 gives rise to the protein MAKKTVKVTQLRSSIGKLPKHRATIKGLGLRKIGHTVELEDTPSVRGMINKVQYMLKVEG
- the rplO gene encoding 50S ribosomal protein L15 → MRLNELSPAKGAKTARKRVGRGIGSGIGKTCGRGHKGQKSRSGGKVAPGFEGGQMPLQRRLPKFGFTSRKAQYTAEVRLNELTKVDGDIVDLAALKAADIIGDKIKRARVILSGEIKQAVTIKGLKVTKGAQAAIEAAGGKIED
- the secY gene encoding Membrane protein SecY, protein translocase subunit; translation: MAKGSLPQGMQSGLTELWTRIRFVFLAIIVYRIGAHIPVPGINPDQLAQMFEQNQGTILSMFNMFSGGALERMSILALGIMPYISASIIMQLLTAVSPQLEQLKKEGEAGRRKITQYTRYGTVLLATIQATGVSVGLAGQGITFSSGMDFYLGAIPSFVCGAVFLMWLGEQITERGIGNGISILIFAGIVAGLPGAIGQSFESARQGDLNILVLLGVAIVAIMVVAFVVFVERGQRRITINYAKRQQGRKVFAAQTSHLPLKLNMAGVIPAIFASSLLLFPASIGQWFGQGEGMEWLQNVSLALGPSQPLYIVLFAAGIIFFCYFYTALMFNPKDVAENLKKSGAFIPGIRPGIQTANYIDGVLGKLTLFGSLYIAAVCLMPQMLVVLADVPFYFGGTSLLIVVVVVMDFMSQVQSHLMSHQYESVMKKSNLKNFGSGSVPR